A single region of the Pyricularia oryzae 70-15 chromosome 4, whole genome shotgun sequence genome encodes:
- a CDS encoding sugar transporter STL1: MGAVELQGQPLILTVSALTSLGFMLIGFDNGLMGGLVNSPAFNATFDSPASDMIGVIVAIYEIGCFFGSLCSAIFGEKLGRRRSITIGAWIMIIGAILQASSYSRAQLIVGRIVSGYGMGIINSTVPVFQAEFSPKSSRGVYVCAQLSTLNFGIFLVYWIDYAFSSITSSYAWRIPVILQCFCIIPMLFIITIVPETPRWLASHDRPDESLQILARIHGTSTDDVEVRRMHSVIMQTVAIESSVSSGGWKDLLKSDSIKSRRRLLIACAIQSFQQLGGINAVIYYASTLFQHSIGFDAHMSSLMSGFLQTWFFLASFIPWFLIDRVGRRPLLLSMISVMAAVMAIQAALIYQVQNETAIARSAGIGAAAMLFVFQGAFTVGFQATVWVYPSEILPLRMRQQGSAISTAMNWIFNYMIVQVTPIAIDSVGWKTYIIFAVLNATWVPIIYLFFPETKGLELEDVDRLFAGEDLVDRMDHKHMGEATTVDKLE, encoded by the exons ATGGGTGCCGTCGAGTTGCAAGGGCAGCCGCTCATCCTGACGGTCAGCGCGTTGACCTCCTTGGGCTTCATGCTAATTGGTTTCGACAATGGCCTCATGGGAGGACTTG TCAACTCTCCCGCCTTTAACGCCACATTCGACAGCCCTGCATCGGACATGATCGGTGTAATTGTTGCTATTTACGAGA TCGGTTGTTTCTTTGGATCCCTATGTTCTGCCATCTTCGGAGAGAAATTGGGTCGTCGTCGGTCCATTACCATCGGAGCCTGGATCATGATTATCGGTGCCATCTTGCAGGCGTCTTCGTATAGCCGCGCCCAGCTCATTGTCGGTCGCATCGTGTCTGGCTATGGCATGGGTATTATCAATTCGACTGTGCCCGTCTTTCAGGCTGAGTTCAGTCCCAAGTCGAGCAGAGGAGTTT ACGTCTGTGCGCAGCTCTCAACGCTGAACTTTGGTATCTTCCTGGTGTATTGGATCGATTACGCCTTCTCATCCATAACATCCAGCTACGCCTGGAGGATTCCCGTAATCCTCCAATGCTTCTGCATCATTCCCATGCTATTCATCATCACCATCGTTCCCGAGACCCCTCGTTGGCTCGCATCTCACGACCGGCCCGACGAGAGCCTCCAGATCCTCGCCCGTATCCATGGTACCTCTACCGATGATGTCGAGGTGCGCCGCATGCACAGTGTCATCATGCAGACCGTGGCCATCGAGTCGTCTGTGAGCTCGGGTGGATGGAAGGATCTGCTGAAGAGCGACAGCATCAAGTCTCGGCGGAGACTGCTCATTGCCTGCGCCATTCAGAGTTTCCAGCAGCTCGGTGGCATCAACGCCGTGATCT ACTATGCGAGCACCCTCTTTCAGCACAGTATCGGCTTCGACGCCCACATGTCCTCCCTCATGTCTGGCTTCCTGCAGACCTGGTTCTTCCTGGCTTCCTTCATTCCGTGGTTCCTGATTGACCGCGTCGGACGAAGACCTTTG CTACTTTCCATGATCAGCGTCATGGCAGCCGTCATGGCTATCCAAGCCGCTCTTATCTACCAAGTGCAGAACGAGACGGCCATCGCGCGTTCCGCCGGTATTGGTGCTGCTGCCATGCTCTTCGTGTTTCAGGGCGCATTTACCGTCGGCTTCCAGGCTACCGTCTGGGTCTACCC GTCGGAAATTCTTCCACTCCGTATGCGCCAACAGGGTTCTGCCATTTCCACTGCCATGAACTGGATTTTCAACTAT ATGATTGTGCAAGTTACACCGATCGCCATTGACTCAGTTGGCTGGAAAACATACATTATCTTCGCCGTGCTCAACGCAACCTGGGTGCCGATCATCTACCTGTTCTTCCCCGAGACCAAGGGCCTTGAGCTTGAAGATGTGGACCGTCTCTTCGCTGGAGAAGACCTTGTCGACAGAATGGATCACAAACACATGGGCGAGGCAACTACGGTGGACAAGCTTGAATGA